The following proteins come from a genomic window of Carassius auratus strain Wakin unplaced genomic scaffold, ASM336829v1 scaf_tig00214720, whole genome shotgun sequence:
- the LOC113092844 gene encoding gastrula zinc finger protein XlCGF57.1-like, whose protein sequence is MAFIKQESEDIKIEETFTVKHEDAEEHTEIAFIKEESDDMRTEETLTIKHEDTDEQTQMEFIKEESEDKEIEETFRVKHEDTETQTDLMLLKEEIEELNDIDGKDQYKKPDFTGEDISCSQTKQTLKKRAQKIGTRSHFNCQQCGKHFDKKRALNIHMRIHTGEKPYTCSQCGLSFTQKGTLNRHVRIHTEEKNYSCKQCGNSFWQKGDLKNHMRIHSGEKPYTCQQCGKSFCQKGNLKVHMSVHTGGERYFNCQHCGKSFNKKESLEIHLRIHTGEKPYTCQQCGRSFCQRGNLKVHMSVHTRESNCQLCGKGFNKKESLEVHLRIHTCDKPYTCQHCGKRFIKKGNLEIHNRIHTGEKPFVCLQCGLSFTQKGTLKSHIRIHTGEKPYTCKICGNSFTRKGRLKTHMRLHES, encoded by the exons ATGGCGTTTATTAAACAGGAGAGTGAGGACATTAAGATCGAAGAAACATTCACAGTCAAACATGAAGATGCTGAGGAACACACAGAGATtgcgtttattaaagaggagagtgatgACATGAGAACTGAAGAAACTCTTACAatcaaacatgaagatactgatgaacaaacacagatggagtttattaaagaggaaagCGAAGACAAGgagattgaagaaacattcagagtcaaacatgaagatactgagacACAGACAG ATCTGATGCTGCTGAAAGAGGAAATTGAAGAACTAAATGACATTGATGGCAAAGATCAGTATAAGAAACCTGATTTCACTGGAGAAGATATTAGTTGCTCACAAACTAAACAGACTTTAAAAAAGAGAGCTCAAAAGATTGGAACTAGAAGTCATTTCAATTGTCAACAATGTGGAaagcattttgataaaaaaagagCCCTTAACAttcacatgagaattcatacaggagagaaaccttacacctgcTCTCAATGTGGACTAAGCTTCACTCAAAAAGGAACCCTTAACAGGCACGTTAGAATTCACACTGAAGAGAAGAATTACTCCTGCAAACAGTGTGGAAATAGTTTCTGGCAAAAAGGAGACCTTAAAAACCACATGAGAATTCATTCTGGAGAGAAGCCTTATacatgccaacagtgtggaaagagtttttgtCAAAAAGGAAATCTCAAAGTCCACATGAGTGTTCACACTGGAGGAGAGAGATATTTCAACTGCCAGCattgtggaaaaagtttcaataaaaaagaaagcCTTGAAATCCATTTGAGGATTCACACTGGTGAGAAACCttacacctgccaacagtgtggaaggAGTTTCTGTCAAAGAGGAAACCTCAAAGTCCACATGAGTGTTCACACTAGAGAGAGCAACTGCCAACTATGTGGAAAAGGtttcaataaaaaagaaagcCTTGAGGTCCATTTGAGAATTCACACCTGTGATAAGCCGTACACCTGCCAACATTGTGGAAAACGTTTCATTAAAAAAGGAAACCTTGAAATACACAATAGAATTCACACTGGGGAGAAACCTTTTGTCTGCCTTCAATGTGGACTAAGTTTCACTCAAAAAGGAACCCTTAAAAGCCATATTAGAATTCACAcaggagagaagccttacacctgCAAAATATGTGGAAATAGTTTCACTCGAAAAGGACGCCTCAAAACCCACATGAGATTGCATGAGTCTTaa